A region of Necator americanus strain Aroian chromosome I, whole genome shotgun sequence DNA encodes the following proteins:
- a CDS encoding hypothetical protein (NECATOR_CHRI.G1478.T1), giving the protein MNFTTLLALLLSLLAVGAFNVDFPQYYGGYGQIRRDGEEQYAKRAMPMKFRRSPLEGFEEFSSMMRSIDGIQKPRFG; this is encoded by the exons ATGAACTTCACAACACTTCTTGCTCTTCTTTTATCACTACTAGCCGTCGGAGCCTTCAACGTCGATTTTCCCCAATACTATGGAGGATACGGGCAGATAAGACGAGATGGAGAGGAACAATACGCAAA AAGAGCGATGCCGATGAAGTTCCGAAGATCCCCGCTTGAGGGATTCGAAGAGTTTTCATCTATGATGAGATCGATAGACGGAATTCAAAAACCAAG Gttcggatga
- a CDS encoding hypothetical protein (NECATOR_CHRI.G1477.T1), which translates to MRSLYTHPVILRPGRTTRVNNIRLSLLGAISPQLPILTSAFITDGTRTAMTMKVQANELTPQTPAQLQCASKADAITFLCRFSSRTCTCSTGPYKATCTCPEGKMSKHLQHNTLPLISKNVIIEKYDDTIAARTQVGSAINVQVNMENVRIVSIQNQGNCSVTSSSIEGCYSCLVGAKITVVCYSTEEQTTADITCNKQHQIATCTKRGKLAELTFHFNSPKVSTSCTISCPGGQSSFHLSGLLDYVNDAQLQREIAVNSEMAVNRPSDTLEKIADWLSSLVDKFNFFNLKFLLVCCILALFLPCITSITSAFRDTFHSSAKKQT; encoded by the coding sequence ATGCGGAGCTTATATACGCATCCAGTCATTCTTCGCCCAGGACGAACTACACGTGTGAACAACATCAGATTGTCACTCTTGGGCGCGATTTCACCTCAACTGCCCATCCTTACGTCAGCATTCATTACCGATGGCACAAGAACAGCAATGACGATGAAAGTCCAAGCCAATGAATTGACACCACAAACACCGGCGCAACTTCAATGTGCTTCCAAAGCCGACGCAATCACATTTCTCTGCCGTTTCTCTTCAAGAACGTGCACATGCTCGACAGGACCGTACAAGGCCACTTGCACTTGCCCGGAAGGAAAGATGTCAAAACATCTAcaacacaacaccttgccatTAATCAGCAAAAACGTCATCATCGAGAAATATGACGACACCATCGCAGCTCGCACACAAGTTGGATCAGCAATCAACGTCCAAGTGAATATGGAAAACGTTAGAATCGTCTCAATACAAAATCAAGGAAACTGTTCCGTAACGTCTTCTAGCATCGAAGGATGTTATTCATGCCTCGTTGGAGCCAAAATTACCGTCGTGTGCTATTCTACTGAAGAACAAACAACAGCTGACATCACCTGCAACAAGCAGCACCAAATTGCCACCTGCACGAAGAGAGGAAAACTAGCCGAACTGACCTTCCACTTCAACTCCCCGAAggtatcgacaagttgcaccATCTCTTGCCCCGGAGGACAGTCGAGTTTCCACCTAAGCGGTCTCCTCGACTATGTCAACGACGCACAACTTCAAAGAGAGATAGCAGTCAACAGCGAAATGGCCGTTAACAGGCCAAGTGATACTTTAGAGAAAATAGCAGATTGGTTATCCTCACTTGTAGacaaattcaatttcttcaatCTGAAATTCCTGCTAGTCTGTTGTATCCTTGCTTTGTTTCTGCCTTGTATTACTTCAATAACGTCTGCATTTAGAGATACCTTTCATTCATCAGCCAAGAAGCAAACCTAA
- a CDS encoding hypothetical protein (NECATOR_CHRI.G1477.T2), producing the protein MTMKVQANELTPQTPAQLQCASKADAITFLCRFSSRTCTCSTGPYKATCTCPEGKMSKHLQHNTLPLISKNVIIEKYDDTIAARTQVGSAINVQVNMENVRIVSIQNQGNCSVTSSSIEGCYSCLVGAKITVVCYSTEEQTTADITCNKQHQIATCTKRGKLAELTFHFNSPKVSTSCTISCPGGQSSFHLSGLLDYVNDAQLQREIAVNSEMAVNRPSDTLEKIADWLSSLVDKFNFFNLKFLLVCCILALFLPCITSITSAFRDTFHSSAKKQT; encoded by the coding sequence ATGACGATGAAAGTCCAAGCCAATGAATTGACACCACAAACACCGGCGCAACTTCAATGTGCTTCCAAAGCCGACGCAATCACATTTCTCTGCCGTTTCTCTTCAAGAACGTGCACATGCTCGACAGGACCGTACAAGGCCACTTGCACTTGCCCGGAAGGAAAGATGTCAAAACATCTAcaacacaacaccttgccatTAATCAGCAAAAACGTCATCATCGAGAAATATGACGACACCATCGCAGCTCGCACACAAGTTGGATCAGCAATCAACGTCCAAGTGAATATGGAAAACGTTAGAATCGTCTCAATACAAAATCAAGGAAACTGTTCCGTAACGTCTTCTAGCATCGAAGGATGTTATTCATGCCTCGTTGGAGCCAAAATTACCGTCGTGTGCTATTCTACTGAAGAACAAACAACAGCTGACATCACCTGCAACAAGCAGCACCAAATTGCCACCTGCACGAAGAGAGGAAAACTAGCCGAACTGACCTTCCACTTCAACTCCCCGAAggtatcgacaagttgcaccATCTCTTGCCCCGGAGGACAGTCGAGTTTCCACCTAAGCGGTCTCCTCGACTATGTCAACGACGCACAACTTCAAAGAGAGATAGCAGTCAACAGCGAAATGGCCGTTAACAGGCCAAGTGATACTTTAGAGAAAATAGCAGATTGGTTATCCTCACTTGTAGacaaattcaatttcttcaatCTGAAATTCCTGCTAGTCTGTTGTATCCTTGCTTTGTTTCTGCCTTGTATTACTTCAATAACGTCTGCATTTAGAGATACCTTTCATTCATCAGCCAAGAAGCAAACCTAA
- a CDS encoding hypothetical protein (NECATOR_CHRI.G1476.T1), producing MSFAGSGYWTVVVDGGYVWLMTMDTVWGKNAHPAVTDDAGGGCGRRGHLAVTVEPDVVVVGEDHSFGRVVAI from the coding sequence ATGAGCTTTGCTGGAAGCGGGTACTGGACAGTCGTGGTCGACGGCGGATACGTGTGGCTGATGACGATGGACACTGTGTGGGGGAAGAATGCACACCCGGCGGTTACTGATGATGCTGGTGGCGGCTGCGGTAGAAGGGGACACTTGGCGGTTACTGTTGAGCCTGATGTGGTAGTCGTGGGTGAAGATCACAGTTTCGGTCGCGTGGTCGCCATTTAG
- a CDS encoding hypothetical protein (NECATOR_CHRI.G1475.T1): protein MTDSSAIRRQIGKLSRQLPRHIGAVYDVLADYELTIDNVQLNHVDSNDLPMLRKDCLNARSNLLISYTRLEQLHQNWISLIAADKEEEMVFSQYIDKYGDYRTSLQEAVPVLEKMDTALDAIEEEFKKRQLPLPGFIPTTPATSEALSLDSQNPKTEQRNDISTPVPLQTEQVVLPHHPRPSMIDQSSRSLCNFVDASLLSKVDLPMFSGSILEFQEFWERFSTLIGNKPHIDDATKFSLLKSSLKGRALHCIQGLPITSANYHIAVDILKTHFDD, encoded by the coding sequence ATGACCGACTCATCAGCCATACGCCGCCAAATCGGAAAACTCTCAAGACAACTGCCGAGACATATTGGAGCAGTCTACGATGTCCTTGCTGACTACGAGCTGACAATCGACAATGTGCAACTCAATCATGTCGACTCCAATGACCTACCAATGCTGCGCAAAGATTGCCTGAACGCCCGATCGAATCTGCTCATCAGCTATACCAGACTAGAGCAACTTCACCAGAACTGGATCTCACTCATTGCCGCAGacaaagaagaggaaatggTATTCTCTCAGTACATCGACAAATATGGAGACTATCGTACCAGTCTACAAGAGGCAGTACCAGTTCTTGAGAAAATGGACACCGCTCTTGACGCAATCGAAGAAGAGTTCAAGAAACGCCAACTTCCGCTTCCAGGTTTCATCCCCACTACCCCGGCAACATCAGAAGCTCTCTCCCTCGACTCGCAGAACCCGAAAACGGAACAACGGAACGACATCTCAACGCCAGTTCCCCTCCAAACTGAACAAGTGGTGCTTCCACATCATCCTAGACCCAGTATGATCGACCAATCCTCGCGAAGCCTTTGCAATTTCGTCGACGCATCGCTTCTCAGTAAAGTCGATCTTCCGATGTTCAGCGGTTCGATCCTTGAGTTCCAAGAATTCTGGGAACGTTTTTCCACCTTGATCGGAAATAAACCGCACATCGATGACGCAACCAAGTTTTCCCTGCTGAAATCTTCACTCAAGGGAAGAGCACTCCACTGCATCCAAGGCCTCCCGATTACATCCGCCAACTACCACATCGCGGTCGACATTCTCAAAACGCACTTCGACGATTGA
- a CDS encoding hypothetical protein (NECATOR_CHRI.G1474.T1), giving the protein MYALIRQFCTYEDDSKEYGLGAILLNKLPRHVRSRIYDKTNNQANLTPTALIRILTDIVRKESTLREMEFQEPDSTNRYTYHVIRNQTQIIRSKKVTPSFRQKRCNFCSKMNHNSFNCQTYKTASERIQVAKNNRLCFNCLSGNHLTKDCTSKKTCSHCSKRHHTSLCLRNSPRPLASTTMETPPVQAANGSEHPNQIQKNRFHRPSQRQPHERQGHIHFSEQPSLPPNLAEPATTLHTTQLPQGAVKPPLMCADVALFNPDDESKETHVTALLDTGASQSYISNDLIEQLQLRPSNPQRITMFGTEELISMEATNHEIGIRCTDNTTHLLHVQALPVLTREIKYASILRENEDNQHLVRKIATPKLLIGMDYLWDLVFHDQFSISYLPNGYRIFETRIGKIVANNTFRLNASNDVVFTFSTSMTNPARHSDLVELVERFWSNESLGIVDNPNQSDDDKCLEDFNTSIKYNEQERRYSVKLPFKGNPSELPTNRDLAFSRFLSNLKALQKNPEYMKKYHEIFADQLKRGIIEEIDECRSANISHYLAHHGVISESKKHTKVRCVFDGSAKKKGGMSINEVLDKGPTLLPDLLGVLLRTRTMPILVSSDIEKAFLMVELQEQSRNYTRFFWLRDPTKPADCSNIVVYRFRRVLFGLICSPFLLAATIHYHLASTGTPLARKILRNIYVDNVFYGISSVDEGKRYYEDSKQLFQNAGMNIRDYVSNNQELNRFMEEQEKSKVDEQCKILGVTWKTTTDEFKIHLPRCTTGTTWTKRRVLQKVASTYDPFGWISPVVLVGKIFIQKLWTENITWDESLPQHLLEEWTQISESWTLSSVTFPRLLIQNNAPDAKYDIHVFTDASQSAYSASSYLLEKINGHPKRAMLLVSKSRLAPKKPLMTIPKLELSGLLIGANLLHYLKLHLDIPIDRSFLWSDSRVALSWTQSDKDLPIFIRSRVRTIREKAKDAIFRHIPGSLNPADVASRGCTINELISNNLWWNGPSFLLEEEDTWPSEKIDSDAEEHLASTVCCTTHQEPENEPMTPVVESERFSKWTYMLRTLVTILTFITRLSTKAAQHFGTTKNALRSTAEIILFRMAQIEDPPCSDLQRQLTLFKCGRTNLFRVRTRIYESALPPETKEPILLPRKSNITELFILHVHKLNHHSGTE; this is encoded by the coding sequence ATGTATGCTCTAATACGACAATTTTGCACTTATGAAGACGACAGCAAAGAATATGGTCTTGGAGCTATTCTCCTAAACAAGCTACCGCGCCACGTGAGGAGCCGGATCTACGACAAAACCAACAACCAAGCCAATCTCACCCCAACAGCACTCATCCGCATTCTCACGGACATTGTCAGGAAAGAATCCACGTTGCGCGAAATGGAGTTCCAGGAACCCGACTCTACGAACAGGTACACGTATCACGTCATTCGTAATCAAACGCAGATAATCCGTTCAAAGAAGGTCACACCATCCTTCCGTCAGAAAAGATGCAACTTTTGCTCGAAGATGAATCACAACTCTTTCAACTGCCAGACATATAAGACCGCATCAGAAAGAATCCAGGTCGCAAAAAACAACCGCCTCTGCTTCAACTGCTTGTCGGGAAATCACCTAACGAAGGATTGCACTTCGAAGAAAACGTGTTCTCAttgctcaaaacgacatcataCCTCACTCTGCTTGAGAAATTCTCCCAGACCACTCGCATCAACGACAATGGAGACGCCGCCTGTTCAGGCAGCTAATGGTAGCGAACATCCTAACCAAATTCAGAAGAACCGATTTCATCGACCATCACAGCGACAACCTCACGAACGGCAGGGTCACATACACTTCTCCGaacaaccttcactcccaccTAACCTTGCGGAACCAGCCACTACCCTTCACACCACTCAGCTACCACAGGGAGCAGTCAAACCTCCACTAATGTGTGCCGACGTCGCACTTTTCAACCCAGACGATGAAAGTAAGGAAACTCACGTCACAGCTCTACTGGACACAGGAGCTTCCCAATCCTACATCTCAAACGACCTGATCGAACAACTCCAACTACGACCTTCGAACCCACAACGAATCACAATGTTCGGAACGGAAGAACTAATATCAATGGAAGCCACTAATCACGAAATCGGCATCCGCTGCACGGACAACACCACACATCTTCTCCACGTCCAAGCACTACCTGTGCTAACCAGGGAAATCAAGTACGCATCGATCCTCAGAGAAAATGAAGACAATCAGCACCTCGTCAGAAAAATCGCCACGCCGAAGCTTCTCATAGGTATGGATTACCTTTGGGACCTCGTTTTTCACGATCAGTTCAGCATATCTTACCTACCAAACGGATATCGAATCTTCGAAACTCGAATCGGCAAAATCGTAGCGAACAACACCTTCCGACTCAACGCCTCGAATGACGTCGTCTTCACCTTCTCCACTTCAATGACCAATCCTGCTCGCCACTCCGACTTGGTAGAACTCGTTGAACGTTTCTGGTCAAACGAATCTTTAGGAATAGTCGACAATCCCAATCAATCCGATGATGACAAGTGCTTGGAAGACTTCAACACCTCAATCAAGTACAACGAGCAGGAACGACGATATTCGGTAAAACTTCCATTCAAAGGTAATCCATCAGAACTACCAACTAACCGCGATCTCGCCTTCTCTCGATTCCTGTCGAATTTGAAAGCCCTTCAAAAGAATCCAGAATACATGAAGAAATATCACGAAATCTTTGCAGACCAGCTAAAGAGAGGTATAATAGAAGAAATCGATGAATGCCGATCAGCCAACATTAGTCATTACCTCGCTCACCATGGTGTCATCAGCGAGTCGAAAAAACACACGAAGGTACGCTGTGTTTTCGATGgttcagcaaaaaagaaaggaggaatGAGCATCAACGAGGTACTCGATAAAGGACCAACCCTACTACCAGACCTACTCGGAGTTCTTCTTCGAACAAGAACAATGCCAATACTGGTCTCCAGCGATATTGAAAAGGCCTTCTTGATGGTAGAACTTCAGGAACAGAGTCGAAACTACACCCGATTTTTCTGGCTGCGAGATCCTACAAAACCAGCAGATTGTTCGAATATAGTCGTCTACAGATTTCGTCGCGTTCTCTTCGGCCTCATATGTTCCCCGTTCCTACTTGCTGCAACCATCCACTACCATCTTGCAAGTACAGGAACACCGCTCGCGAGAAAAATACTGCGGAACATCTACGTCGACAACGTATTTTACGGAATATCATCTGTGGACGAAGGAAAACGATACTACGAAGATTCGAAACAACTTTTCCAGAACGCAGGAATGAATATCAGAGACTATGTCAGCAACAATCAGGAACTGAACAGATTCATGgaggaacaagaaaaatccaaagtcGACGAACAATGCAAAATCTTAGGCGTGACATGGAAAACTACTACGGACGAATTCAAAATACACCTACCAAGATGTACAACAGGAACAACATGGACAAAAAGGAGAGTGCTACAAAAAGTAGCAAGCACCTACGATCCCTTCGGTTGGATCTCACCAGTCGTACTCGtgggaaaaattttcatccaAAAATTGTGGACGGAAAATATCACCTGGGATGAATCACTACCACAACACCTGCTTGAGGAATGGACGCAAATCAGCGAGTCGTGGACCTTGTCTTCGGTGACCTTTCCACGTTTGCTAATACAAAACAACGCACCCGACGCAAAATACGACATCCACGTCTTCACCGATGCGTCACAGTCCGCATACTCCGCCTCTTCCTACTTGCTGGAAAAGATCAATGGTCATCCGAAACGAGCAATGCTATTGGTTTCAAAATCACGTCTGGCTCCGAAGAAACCTCTGATGACCATACCAAAACTGGAACTCTCGGGTCTACTCATCGGCGCCAATCTACTCCACTATCTGAAACTCCACTTGGACATCCCGATAGACCGATCTTTCCTGTGGTCGGACAGCAGAGTCGCTCTCTCATGGACACAGTCAGACAAGGACCTTCCCATATTCATACGTAGCCGCGTTCGAACAATTCGAGAAAAGGCTAAAGATGCAATATTCCGTCACATACCAGGTTCACTAAACCCTGCAGACGTCGCAAGCCGGGGATGCACAATCAACGAACTGATTTCCAACAATCTCTGGTGGAATGGACCAAGTTTCCTCCTCGAAGAAGAAGACACGTGGCCAAGCGAAAAGATTGACTCAGATGCCGAAGAACACCTTGCATCCACCGTATGCTGTACTACACATCAAGAGCCAGAAAATGAACCGATGACACCAGTCGTGGAATCTGAAAGGTTCAGCAAATGGACCTATATGCTGAGGACACTCGTGACGATCCTCACCTTCATCACCAGACTTTCGACGAAGGCTGCCCAACACTTCGGAACTACGAAGAATGCTTTAAGATCCACAGCAGAAATAATTCTATTCCGAATGGCTCAAATCGAGGACCCACCCTGCAGTGATCTGCAACGTCAACTTACACTCTTCAAATGCGGACGGACAAACTTGTTCAGAGTTCGAACAAGAATCTATGAGTCTGCACTACCTCCGGAGACGAAAGAACCGATTTTACTTCCACGTAAAAGCAACATCACCGAACTATTCATCCTACACGTCCACAAACTGAATCACCATTCTGGAACAGAATAA